One window of Bactrocera tryoni isolate S06 chromosome 2, CSIRO_BtryS06_freeze2, whole genome shotgun sequence genomic DNA carries:
- the LOC120769058 gene encoding tetraspanin-5 isoform X4: MPSVRKYRRETTEISCCLKYLLFSSNVVVWTAGLCVLAVGIWAWNEKDMFSNLAKLTFIALDPAFVLICTGTITFIIGFTGSVGALRENTCLLSLYAVFLSLLLTFEISLGILTFVLKDKGWIKDQATEGLRAFIIHYREDPDQQNLIDWIQEDWLQCCGIDGPKDWDSNNYFNCSSSAIGSREACGVPFSCCRRRPTELIKNKQCGYDVRKEGYPVERHIYERGCLRAGEDWLEAHLISVASSCICILVVQNFELSKIIYEKGCVQAGEEWIERNLIIISTSVIILIFVQILGICFTQNLRADINAQKSKYH, encoded by the exons ATGCCTTCCGTACGGAAATACCGTCGCGAAACCACTGAGATAAGCTGTTGTTTAAAATATCTACTCTTCAGCAGCAACGTAGTTGTTTGG actgCTGGATTATGTGTTCTGGCCGTTGGTATTTGGGCTTGGAATGAAAAAGATATGTTCAGTAATTTGGCTAAGCTAACATTTATAGCCTTAGATCCGGCCTTTGTATTAATTTGTACGGGCACAATCACATTTATAATTGGCTTTACTGGAAGCGTTGGAGCGCTACGAGAAAATACCTGTCTCTTGTCACTG tacgCAGTATTTCTGTCGTTGCTGCTGACATTTGAAATCAGCTTGGGCATATTAACTTTTGTACTAAAGGATAAGGGTTGG ATAAAAGATCAAGCTACCGAGGGATTACGTGCCTTCATAATCCACTACCGTGAGGATCCAGATCAGCAAAATCTTATCGACTGGATACAAGAAGATTGGCTGCAGTGTTGTGGAATTGATGGCCCAAAAGATTGGGATAGCAATAACTATTTCAATTGCTCATCCAGCGCTATTGGGAGTCGGGAAGCATGTGGAGTGCCGTTTTCATGCTGCCGTCGGCGACCAACCGAATTAATAAAGAATAAGCAGTGTGGCTACGATGTGCGCAAAGAaggatat CCGGTGGAACGACACATCTATGAGCGCGGTTGTTTGCGAGCAGGCGAAGATTGGCTGGAAGCACACCTGATTAGTGTAGCGTCTTCCTGCATTTGTATACTTGTAGTGCAG AATTTTGAATTATCGAAAATCATTTACGAAAAAGGCTGCGTACAAGCGGGTGAAGAGTGGATTGAGcgtaatttaattataatttcaacCAGCGTTATTATACTTATTTTCGTACag aTACTTGGCATTTGCTTCACACAAAATCTACGCGCCGATATAAATGCGCAAAAATCTAAGTATCACTGA
- the LOC120768587 gene encoding breast cancer anti-estrogen resistance protein 3 homolog isoform X2, whose translation MDNVGGSGNLSSSIGGSTASIVGQLHLQQHHQLPPNSMAVSTPSGEQQEAIALKKALEWELSLDAKDLRSHAWYHGPLSRQRAEEIVQREGEFLIRDCASQPDNYVLTCHTKTQVLHFVINKILLQPETVYERVQYQFEEDAFDAVPDLITFYVGSGKPISVASGARIQYPCNRTYPLSFYGHKIVGNHLHTQMLAGIRGASPLNSPLSHNGNFRFGSGIITPHTQQQQPVHSPMSSPPRVKREIPPRLPSKKQRSQSLTPAHATPTSVRQSHNSESCSSADGIIQAAPTQPNEIVNNPNGFRDHGRRLSNFEKEVLVSETSLVGGDNINLQSHLEHLAQAGKLHGNGFQTIARCSAATEAVDHFKFTTHSLPRPNTNNFRGNSIMRISSLARDFGSDAVGLSTSLEGRQIPELPEKPPSPPPKPVRANSQARKEKEQQQQLAAHRAGIVGVGYHASGSDSGNGSGDSVQSSIPGDSNEFTQHRGVIIKNPRFLSNSASSAALKSLADFDVIAAEEQLFTMEIPDFKPVSKFDFENFITLLLPSVDNKPLDGDALTTFKMMLLETGPKVIAEHITRIDIGLLIEELPEDEDRNVLDCCGLEMLTLPFGKLFRTDLIERTQCIKLMVAVTILTCQTDLDRAELLSKWIQIAVETKTALGNLFGFCAIMLGLCMPQIQKLEKAWHILRQKYTDSAFTFEAKLRPTLISMNECSNPQAPNTTVPHVLLYALLKDRPIIDIISVNNVNLDDRSSLYGTCITAWEAKADDFGMTINFLHLDSARHFLNNLSLYRKNAKILLEESSKRLDELLSDAFRTEFHVKFLWGSNGVTATPEDRHSKLEKVLALMADKFCSVDSAAG comes from the exons ATGGACAATGTTGGTGGAAGTGGTAACTTGAGCAGCAGTATTGGTGGCTCTACAGCATCTATTGTGGGTCAGTTGCATCTACAGCAACACCATCAACTGCCACCCAACAGCATGGCGGTGAGCACACCGTCTGGCGAACAACAAGAAGCAATTGCTTTGAAGAAGGCTTTAGAATGGGAACTCAGTTTGGATGCAAAGGATTTACGTTCGCATGCCTGGTATCATGGACCATTGTCACGGCAACGTGCCGAAGAGATTGTACAGAGGGAAGGAGAATTTTTGATAAGAGATTGCGCCTCCCAACCGGACAATTATGTTCTCACCTGTCACACCAAAACGCAGGTGCTACATTTTGTTATAAACAAG ATTCTTTTACAACCTGAGACGGTTTACGAGCGCGTACAGTATCAATTTGAGGAGGATGCCTTTGATGCAGTGCCCGACCTCATCACCTTTTATGTTGGTTCTG GCAAACCTATTTCGGTAGCTTCCGGTGCTCGCATACAGTATCCCTGCAATCGGACATATCCTTTATCGTTCTATGGACATAAAATTGTTGGTAATCATTTGCACACGCAAATGTTGGCTGGCATACGAGGTGCTAGCCCACTTAATTCTCCACTAAGCCACAATGGGAATTTTCGCTTTGGGTCCGGTATTATAACACCGCATactcaacagcaacaaccagtACACAGCCCCATGTCATCACCGCCGCGTGTCAAACGCGAAATACCTCCACGTCTGCCATCAAAGAAACAGCGCTCTCAATCCCTCACGCCAGCACATGCCACGCCTACTAGTGTACGTCAATCGCATAATAGTGAATCGTGCTCAAGCGCTGATGGTATTATACAAGCCGCGCCTACTCAACCTAATGAGATCGTCAATAATCCGAATGGCTTCCGTGATCATGGTCGTCGTTTAAGCAATTTCGAAAAGGAGGTGCTAGTTAGCGAGACGTCGTTAGTTGGTGGggataatataaatttacaaagtCATCTGGAGCACTTGGCGCAAGCGGGCAAACTACATGGTAATGGATTTCAAACGATCGCGCGATGTTCCGCTGCCACTGAGGCAGTCGATCATTTTAAATTCACCACACATTCATTGCCACGTCCCAATACTAATAACTTTCGCGGCAATAGCATTATGCGTATCTCAAGTTTGGCACGAGATTTTGGTTCAGATGCCGTTGGCTTGAGCACAAGCTTAGAGGGCAGACAAATACCCGAGCTACCCGAGAAACCACCGAGTCCACCACCGAAGCCAGTACGCGCAAATAGTCAGGCACGTAAAGAGAAggaacagcaacagcaattggCAGCGCATCGCGCCGGTATTGTAGGGGTTGGTTATCACGCCAGTGGTTCTGATTCGGGCAATGGTTCTGGCGATTCGGTACAGAGCTCGATACCTGGTGACTCCAACGAGTTTACCCAACATCGTGGTGTAATAATAAAGAATCCACGCTTTTTGAGTAATTCAGCATCGTCGGCAGCTCTTAAGAGTCTTGCTGATTTCGATGTAATTGCAGCAGAAGAGCAGCTTTTCACTATGGAGATACCCGATTTCAAGCCG GTTTCTAAGTTCGACTTTGAAAACTTCATAACACTGCTCTTACCGTCAGTGGATAATAAGCCATTGGATGGGGACGCACTTACCACTTTTAAGATGATGCTGCTGGAAACTGGTCCCAAAGTCATTGCTGAGCATATAACGCGTATCGATATTGGTCTACTAATTGAAGAGCTGCCTGAAGATGAAGATCGCAATGTATTAGACTGCTGCGGCTTGGAGATGCTGACACTACCATTTGGCAAATTATTCCGCACTGATTTAATCGAACGCACACAGTGCATAAAATTAATGGTCGCAGTGACAATACTTACTTGTCAAACAGACTTGGATCGTGCGGAATTACTAAGCAAATGGATACAGATTGCAGTGGAAACGAAAACAGCTTTGGGCAATCTATTCGGCTTCTGTGCCATTATGTTGGGCTTATGCATGCCCCAG ATTCAAAAACTAGAAAAAGCTTGGCACATACTCCGCCAGAAGTACACAGACAGCGCTTTCACCTTCGAAGCCAAGCTACGACCCACGTTAATCAGCATGAATGAATGTTCCAACCCACAAGCGCCAAACACTACAGTACCACATGTCTTACTCTATGCGCTATTGAAGGATCGACCGATCATCGATATTATCAGTGTAAATAATGTCAACCTGGACGATCGCAGTTCACTGTATGGCACTTGTATAACAGCATGGGAGGCTAAAGCCGACGATTTCGGCATGACAATTAATTTTCTACACTTAGACTCGGCGCGTCATTTCCTGAACAATTTATCGCTGTAtagaaaaaatgcgaaaattttactTGAAGAGTCCAGTAAGCGATTGGACGAATTGCTCAGCGACGCATTTAG AACCGAGTTCCACGTGAAATTTTTATGGGGTAGTAATGGCGTCACCGCTACTCCAGAGGATCGTCATTCAAAACTCGAAAAAGTGCTAGCACTAATGGCCGATAAATTCTGCAGTGTGGACTCTGCTGCTGGTTAA
- the LOC120768313 gene encoding uncharacterized protein LOC120768313 isoform X2, which yields MRLRRETFSSNSYISLNMKLIVLFVGLCVSVGVMCGVPYQVEVGSANPSYRGDVERFKRRPPQPSVSESFVKINRLINSFSDRFDNKKELCGPQLNRRKRQLNPNNAHCSLPVTVPVGQNYHNDIERIAAELRYNPDIITTDVSNENRHAVDSYTTITVPANQNHAQPIDLTITMQATLTYDNTARNLRADSIHRSIAERMQEMDWYRGGNRNTNDEQGHLLADSLGGPSLSWNFVPQSPSVNRAVQIRGGTTYCWFDLEADIRRILQENQNHYIVWTILVSYGGLPASRRPTAFLISVRHLDSNRRFINYRMFLIPNIPSDACTNSNHAFWQNPIF from the exons ATGAGACTTCGTCGTGAAACATTCTCTTCGAATTCATACATTTCTTTGAACATGAAGTTGATTGTTCTTTTTGTGGGTCTATGTGTCTCTGTTGGGGTGATGTGTGGCGTGCCCTATCAGGTTGAAGTTGGGTCAGCAAATCCTAGTTACAGag GCGATGTT GAGAGATTCAAACGGCGACCACCTCAACCAAGTGTTAGTGAATCGTTTGTGAAGATAAATAGACTGATAAATAGTTTTTCCGATCGATTCGACAATAAAAAGGAATTGTGCGGCCCTCAACTGAATCGCCGTAAAAGACAGCTAAATCCTAATAATGCCCATTGCTCCCTACCCGTAACTGTCCCCGTCGGACAAAACTATCATAACGATATAGAACGCATAGCTGCCGAACTACGCTATAACCCAGACATCATAACCACTGACGTGTCGAATGAAAATAGGCACGCAGTTGATAGTTATACCACAATTACAGTTCCAGCCAACCAAAATCACGCACAACCCATTGACTTGACCATCACAATGCAAGCTACTCTCACGTATGATAACACGGCACGAAATCTGCGAGCAGATAGTATTCATCGTTCAATTGCAGAGCGTATGCAAGAAATGGATTGGTATCGCGGAGGTAATCGAAATACCAATGATGAACAAGGTCATCTTTTGGCTGACTCTCTAGGGGGGCCTAGTTTATCATGGAATTTTGTTCCACAAAGTCCATCAGTAAATCGTGCAGTGCAAATAAGAG GTGGGACGACATATTGTTGGTTTGATCTCGAAGCGGATATCCGAAGAATTCTCCAAGAAAATCAGAACCATTACATCGTTTGGACCATCTTAGTTAGTTATGGGGGTTTACCAGCTTCGCGCCGCCCGACAGCTTTTTTGATATCGGTACGTCATTTGGATTCCAATCGTCGATTTATAAACTATCGCATGTTTTTGATTCCCAACATTCCTTCGGATGCCTGCACTAATTCGAACCATGCATTCTGGCAAAATCCCATTTTTTAA
- the LOC120768313 gene encoding uncharacterized protein LOC120768313 isoform X1 yields the protein MRLRRETFSSNSYISLNMKLIVLFVGLCVSVGVMCGVPYQVEVGSANPSYRGDVAVPNSIVNDMNERFKRRPPQPSVSESFVKINRLINSFSDRFDNKKELCGPQLNRRKRQLNPNNAHCSLPVTVPVGQNYHNDIERIAAELRYNPDIITTDVSNENRHAVDSYTTITVPANQNHAQPIDLTITMQATLTYDNTARNLRADSIHRSIAERMQEMDWYRGGNRNTNDEQGHLLADSLGGPSLSWNFVPQSPSVNRAVQIRGGTTYCWFDLEADIRRILQENQNHYIVWTILVSYGGLPASRRPTAFLISVRHLDSNRRFINYRMFLIPNIPSDACTNSNHAFWQNPIF from the exons ATGAGACTTCGTCGTGAAACATTCTCTTCGAATTCATACATTTCTTTGAACATGAAGTTGATTGTTCTTTTTGTGGGTCTATGTGTCTCTGTTGGGGTGATGTGTGGCGTGCCCTATCAGGTTGAAGTTGGGTCAGCAAATCCTAGTTACAGag GCGATGTTGCTGTCCCAAATTCAATCGTAAATGATATGAACGAGAGATTCAAACGGCGACCACCTCAACCAAGTGTTAGTGAATCGTTTGTGAAGATAAATAGACTGATAAATAGTTTTTCCGATCGATTCGACAATAAAAAGGAATTGTGCGGCCCTCAACTGAATCGCCGTAAAAGACAGCTAAATCCTAATAATGCCCATTGCTCCCTACCCGTAACTGTCCCCGTCGGACAAAACTATCATAACGATATAGAACGCATAGCTGCCGAACTACGCTATAACCCAGACATCATAACCACTGACGTGTCGAATGAAAATAGGCACGCAGTTGATAGTTATACCACAATTACAGTTCCAGCCAACCAAAATCACGCACAACCCATTGACTTGACCATCACAATGCAAGCTACTCTCACGTATGATAACACGGCACGAAATCTGCGAGCAGATAGTATTCATCGTTCAATTGCAGAGCGTATGCAAGAAATGGATTGGTATCGCGGAGGTAATCGAAATACCAATGATGAACAAGGTCATCTTTTGGCTGACTCTCTAGGGGGGCCTAGTTTATCATGGAATTTTGTTCCACAAAGTCCATCAGTAAATCGTGCAGTGCAAATAAGAG GTGGGACGACATATTGTTGGTTTGATCTCGAAGCGGATATCCGAAGAATTCTCCAAGAAAATCAGAACCATTACATCGTTTGGACCATCTTAGTTAGTTATGGGGGTTTACCAGCTTCGCGCCGCCCGACAGCTTTTTTGATATCGGTACGTCATTTGGATTCCAATCGTCGATTTATAAACTATCGCATGTTTTTGATTCCCAACATTCCTTCGGATGCCTGCACTAATTCGAACCATGCATTCTGGCAAAATCCCATTTTTTAA
- the LOC120769058 gene encoding tetraspanin-5 isoform X1 has protein sequence MPSVRKYRRETTEISCCLKYLLFSSNVVVWTAGLCVLAVGIWAWNEKDMFSNLAKLTFIALDPAFVLICTGTITFIIGFTGSVGALRENTCLLSLYAVFLSLLLTFEISLGILTFVLKDKGWIKDQATEGLRAFIIHYREDPDQQNLIDWIQEDWLQCCGIDGPKDWDSNNYFNCSSSAIGSREACGVPFSCCRRRPTELIKNKQCGYDVRKEGYNFELSKIIYEKGCVQAGEEWIERNLIIISTSVIILIFVQILGICFTQNLRADINAQKSKYH, from the exons ATGCCTTCCGTACGGAAATACCGTCGCGAAACCACTGAGATAAGCTGTTGTTTAAAATATCTACTCTTCAGCAGCAACGTAGTTGTTTGG actgCTGGATTATGTGTTCTGGCCGTTGGTATTTGGGCTTGGAATGAAAAAGATATGTTCAGTAATTTGGCTAAGCTAACATTTATAGCCTTAGATCCGGCCTTTGTATTAATTTGTACGGGCACAATCACATTTATAATTGGCTTTACTGGAAGCGTTGGAGCGCTACGAGAAAATACCTGTCTCTTGTCACTG tacgCAGTATTTCTGTCGTTGCTGCTGACATTTGAAATCAGCTTGGGCATATTAACTTTTGTACTAAAGGATAAGGGTTGG ATAAAAGATCAAGCTACCGAGGGATTACGTGCCTTCATAATCCACTACCGTGAGGATCCAGATCAGCAAAATCTTATCGACTGGATACAAGAAGATTGGCTGCAGTGTTGTGGAATTGATGGCCCAAAAGATTGGGATAGCAATAACTATTTCAATTGCTCATCCAGCGCTATTGGGAGTCGGGAAGCATGTGGAGTGCCGTTTTCATGCTGCCGTCGGCGACCAACCGAATTAATAAAGAATAAGCAGTGTGGCTACGATGTGCGCAAAGAaggatat AATTTTGAATTATCGAAAATCATTTACGAAAAAGGCTGCGTACAAGCGGGTGAAGAGTGGATTGAGcgtaatttaattataatttcaacCAGCGTTATTATACTTATTTTCGTACag aTACTTGGCATTTGCTTCACACAAAATCTACGCGCCGATATAAATGCGCAAAAATCTAAGTATCACTGA
- the LOC120769058 gene encoding tetraspanin-5 isoform X3 has protein sequence MPSVRKYRRETTEISCCLKYLLFSSNVVVWTAGLCVLAVGIWAWNEKDMFSNLAKLTFIALDPAFVLICTGTITFIIGFTGSVGALRENTCLLSLYAVFLSLLLTFEISLGILTFVLKDKGWIKDQATEGLRAFIIHYREDPDQQNLIDWIQEDWLQCCGIDGPKDWDSNNYFNCSSSAIGSREACGVPFSCCRRRPTELIKNKQCGYDVRKEGYPVERHIYERGCLRAGEDWLEAHLISVASSCICILVVQVLLY, from the exons ATGCCTTCCGTACGGAAATACCGTCGCGAAACCACTGAGATAAGCTGTTGTTTAAAATATCTACTCTTCAGCAGCAACGTAGTTGTTTGG actgCTGGATTATGTGTTCTGGCCGTTGGTATTTGGGCTTGGAATGAAAAAGATATGTTCAGTAATTTGGCTAAGCTAACATTTATAGCCTTAGATCCGGCCTTTGTATTAATTTGTACGGGCACAATCACATTTATAATTGGCTTTACTGGAAGCGTTGGAGCGCTACGAGAAAATACCTGTCTCTTGTCACTG tacgCAGTATTTCTGTCGTTGCTGCTGACATTTGAAATCAGCTTGGGCATATTAACTTTTGTACTAAAGGATAAGGGTTGG ATAAAAGATCAAGCTACCGAGGGATTACGTGCCTTCATAATCCACTACCGTGAGGATCCAGATCAGCAAAATCTTATCGACTGGATACAAGAAGATTGGCTGCAGTGTTGTGGAATTGATGGCCCAAAAGATTGGGATAGCAATAACTATTTCAATTGCTCATCCAGCGCTATTGGGAGTCGGGAAGCATGTGGAGTGCCGTTTTCATGCTGCCGTCGGCGACCAACCGAATTAATAAAGAATAAGCAGTGTGGCTACGATGTGCGCAAAGAaggatat CCGGTGGAACGACACATCTATGAGCGCGGTTGTTTGCGAGCAGGCGAAGATTGGCTGGAAGCACACCTGATTAGTGTAGCGTCTTCCTGCATTTGTATACTTGTAGTGCAGGTCCTGTTGtactaa
- the LOC120769058 gene encoding tetraspanin-5 isoform X2 — MPSVRKYRRETTEISCCLKYLLFSSNVVVWTAGLCVLAVGIWAWNEKDMFSNLAKLTFIALDPAFVLICTGTITFIIGFTGSVGALRENTCLLSLYAVFLSLLLTFEISLGILTFVLKDKGWIKDQATEGLRAFIIHYREDPDQQNLIDWIQEDWLQCCGIDGPKDWDSNNYFNCSSSAIGSREACGVPFSCCRRRPTELIKNKQCGYDVRKEGYPVERHIYERGCLRAGEDWLEAHLISVASSCICILVVQILGICFTQNLRADINAQKSKYH; from the exons ATGCCTTCCGTACGGAAATACCGTCGCGAAACCACTGAGATAAGCTGTTGTTTAAAATATCTACTCTTCAGCAGCAACGTAGTTGTTTGG actgCTGGATTATGTGTTCTGGCCGTTGGTATTTGGGCTTGGAATGAAAAAGATATGTTCAGTAATTTGGCTAAGCTAACATTTATAGCCTTAGATCCGGCCTTTGTATTAATTTGTACGGGCACAATCACATTTATAATTGGCTTTACTGGAAGCGTTGGAGCGCTACGAGAAAATACCTGTCTCTTGTCACTG tacgCAGTATTTCTGTCGTTGCTGCTGACATTTGAAATCAGCTTGGGCATATTAACTTTTGTACTAAAGGATAAGGGTTGG ATAAAAGATCAAGCTACCGAGGGATTACGTGCCTTCATAATCCACTACCGTGAGGATCCAGATCAGCAAAATCTTATCGACTGGATACAAGAAGATTGGCTGCAGTGTTGTGGAATTGATGGCCCAAAAGATTGGGATAGCAATAACTATTTCAATTGCTCATCCAGCGCTATTGGGAGTCGGGAAGCATGTGGAGTGCCGTTTTCATGCTGCCGTCGGCGACCAACCGAATTAATAAAGAATAAGCAGTGTGGCTACGATGTGCGCAAAGAaggatat CCGGTGGAACGACACATCTATGAGCGCGGTTGTTTGCGAGCAGGCGAAGATTGGCTGGAAGCACACCTGATTAGTGTAGCGTCTTCCTGCATTTGTATACTTGTAGTGCAG aTACTTGGCATTTGCTTCACACAAAATCTACGCGCCGATATAAATGCGCAAAAATCTAAGTATCACTGA
- the LOC120768312 gene encoding beta-galactosidase — protein sequence MLNTPKYRLVTVIGLTCLFLSVNGCSAKSLNRTFTIDHVGNTFLMDGLPFRYVSGSFHYFRALPQVWAERLKTMHAAGLNAIDTYIEWSLHNPHDGVYNWDGIADIEGFLELAQKEGLYVVLRPGPYICAERDNGGLPHWLFTKYPEIKVRTTDPYYQLEVSKWYAKLMPRLQRFLYGNGGPIITVQVENEYGAFYACDAKHLLWLRDETEKYVQGNAVLFTTDQPNNGLECGKIEGVHATVDFGIGTNFDEHWRAMRRVQPTGPLVNSEFYPGWLTHWGEENQRRDGMEVADSLRRILEAGASVNFYMFFGGTNFGFTAGANNYGDYVADITSYDYDAIMDEAGNVTKKFEMIRKVIADFIDVPNEESCNGCIETQRLAYGNVTLKPVTNLLSEVGRTTLAKGEPLLAEKPLTFENLDQYSGLVLYETELPHLEIDPTVLTVNELHDRAFVFVDEELVGTLSRKNGILSVPLSKGWGNVLQILVENQGRINYETMNDTKGILGTVTVERFNGEKQEVKNWVTTSFPLESEQIVLISATLKSEMKADIVPKSKLLRNGPVIYHGEFTVEKLGDTYLNPTGWGKGVAYVNGFNLGRYWPLLGPQTTLYLPKDLLNVGTNTLVLLEYQRANLNEATGEYTVTLDDKPQLDG from the exons ATGTTAAACACACCAAAATACAGACTTGTGACGGTGATCGGGCTTACTTGCCTCTTTTTGAGCGTAAATGGATGTTCTGCAAAA agCCTTAACCGGACCTTCACCATTGACCATGTAGGCAATACATTTTTAATGGACGGCTTGCCATTCCGATATGTCTCAGGCTCGTTTCATTATTTCCGCGCTTTGCCTCAAGTATGGGCCGAACGTTTGAAGACAATGCATGCAGCCGGCTTAAACGCCATCGATAC CTACATTGAGTGGTCTTTGCATAACCCGCACGACGGCGTCTACAACTGGGATGGTATTGCTGATATTGAAGGCTTCTTGGAATTGGCACAAAAGGAAGGTTTATATGTAGTGCTACGACCGGGTCCATACATTTGCGCGGAGCGTGATAAT GGCGGATTGCCACATTGGCTTTTCACCAAGTATCCCGAAATTAAAGTGCGCACCACTGATCCTTACTATCAATTGGAGGTAAGCAAATGGTATGCAAAATTAATGCCGCGCCTACAACGGTTTCTCTACGGCAATGGTGGTCCCATTATAACGGTGCAAGTGGAAAACGAATATGGAGCCTTTTATGCCTGCGATGCAAAACATCTGCTTTGGCTTCGCGATGAAACCGAAAAATATGTTCAAGGAAATGCAGTACTTTTCACAACGGATCAACCTAATAATGGTTTGGAATGTGGCAAAATTGAAGGCGTACATGCGACAGTTGATTTTGGAATAG GTACCAACTTCGATGAACACTGGCGTGCAATGCGCAGGGTCCAACCAACCGGACCGTTAGTAAATTCTGAGTTCTATCCCGGTTGGTTAACCCATTGGGGAGAGGAGAATCAAAGGCGTGATGGGATGGAAGTTGCAGATTCCTTGAG ACGAATACTCGAAGCTGGCGCCAGTGTAAACTTTTACATGTTCTTTGGAGGCACCAACTTTGGTTTTACCGCTGGCGCTAACAATTATGGAGACTATGTAGCTGATATCACTTCTTACGATTACGATGCCATAATGGATGAGGCGGGTAATGTCACTAAGAAGTTCGAAATGATACGTAAAGTCATAGCCGACTTTATCGACGTGCCAAACGAAGAAAGCTGCAATGGTTGCATAGAAACGCAACGCTTGGCTTACGGTAACGTAACGCTAAAGCCCGTAACCAATTTACTCTCAGAAGTAGGACGCACTACATTGGCGAAAGGCGAACCACTGTTAGCCGAAAAACCACTCACGTTTGAAAACCTGGATCAGTACTCCGGCCTAGTTTTGTACGAAACCgaattgccacatttggaaaTCGATCCGACAGTTCTCACAGTCAATGAATTGCATGATCGTGCTTTTGTATTTGTAGATGAAGAGTTGGTTGGCACGTTGTCGCGTAAGAACGGTATCTTGTCGGTGCCATTGAGCAAAGGATGGGGTAACGTTCTACAAATTTTGGTAGAAAATCAAGGGCGCATCAATTATGAAACTATGAACGATACCAAAGGTATTTTAGGTACGGTAACAGTGGAACGTTTCAATGGCGAGAAACAAGAAGTCAAGAATTGGGTCACAACTTCATTTCCGTTGGAAAGTGAACAAATAGTATTGATTTCAGCAACGCTTAAAAGCGAAATGAAAGCAGACATAGTACCGAAAAGCAAACTTCTACGAAATGGACCTGTAATATATCACGGTGAATTCACAGTAGAAAAACTCGGCGACACTTATCTAAATCCAACCGGTTGGGGCAAGGGTGTGGCTTATGTCAATGGCTTCAATTTGGGACGCTATTGGCCGTTGTTAGGACCTCAAACTACGTTATATCTTCCTAAGGATTTACTAAATGTTGGCACGAACACGCTGGTTCTTTTGGAATACCAGAGAGCTAACTTAAATGAGGCAACTGGAGAGTATACCGTTACACTCGACGATAAACCTCAGTTAGATGgataa